The Sesamum indicum cultivar Zhongzhi No. 13 linkage group LG6, S_indicum_v1.0, whole genome shotgun sequence genomic interval aaTATGTTATATAGTGCATTTAACTCTTGATtccaaattttttcaatttcgaccatttaaattttttgtacttatatttttttctattcactgaaatatttgagaaatttgaaatttgaggacaatataccaatgatacatacttaattctaaattttttatttaaattttatatattatatttttcattccaaagataaagtctaaaaaaattattttggagacaatactacaatgtatttaattatgtattaaaattataattattatttaaaatataaaaagaaattcctcaataaaaaaaattacgtaacataaatatatatattatatttcactaacaaacaaaatactatatacatacacatatatattactaaatatatatatatatattaaaaaatataatttgacaatgaacagtaactcCTATCTCttacccaacatcaaacatacaccacatattttacactattttatattatatcaaaacacaaattcaatcaTACCatttatctcaaaacacatacttatttatctctatttttctctctttatctccaaaacatcCAAAATATTAACCCAAACATAATGAACATTTCCCTGccaaaaaccctaatttttgtttcaatttaaGCTTAAAATCAAGATTTATTTACAGTCCAGGGCCGACCAATTTCGTAGCGGGTAGGATGGGCCTCTTCCCACGCATAGACCAGAGttggaaaaaaggaaaaaaacactATTATAGCACATTCCATTTCACCTGGACATGATCATTTTTTCCATTGAATATACATCTAACCAATGTTATTGTCTCGTCTACTGAAACAACAGTTGATGATCAGAGTAGAAATTGTAGTTagttattattcaatataaattttaattggtaaTGGCCGGAACAGGGCTTGGAGGGATGCCTTCGGAGTTTCGACAAGAATACTATCATCCTTAGTGGTATTGGTGTCAATGAGAATCCTCAAAATGTGTGTGAGTTCTCTGTTCACATTCATGATCTACCGCTAagcaaaatgaatttaaggGTTGCGACGCTTATAAGGAACAAACTTGGGAAGTTCCAGGATATGGATATGGAAGAGTTAGGGCGAACTTGGGTGATGAGACGCCATATGGTTCATCGGTACGAGCTCCGGTTAGTACATGGGGGAATAATCGCAAAAGTACGATACTGAATCACCCATATCGCAGTGGTGGGTCTGGCGCAGTTCACGGGCCGGATATTTTTGGCGGCTTCGAGGGCACTCAGCGCCCAACCATGTCGGGCGTTGGGAGAGGAAAGAATATCATGACCGAAGGGCAGACACAGTTCAAATTCCAGCTGGAAAAAGGGGTTGAGGGGACAACACTGGTCGAGAGGAGTAGGGGATAGTTTTGCCGGTTTCAAGGGAGGATTTCAAAGAGGAGAAACGTCTTCACCTCATTGATGAGGAGTGTGATATACTATCAGCAGTGATTGCCGCCTCTCGCCATGAAACTTTTACGAATTCACGAATTCAATTAAATAggtgaataaaaattatttgtaggattaaattttatgaattaaatattaaaatactgTCTGTGCatgtaggaaaaaaaaaaaaaaaaaaagcatgatTCAGGTTTGGTTGACTTTGATTGTGCAATGTGTCAAAAGATATATAATCAGCAAAACATACGACATCAATTTCtctaattatttcaacaaCATTGAAAAGCAAAAGTAAGGAAAGGCGTGGTTCGTCCCACTAATTATATGGTCAAAACAGAAATTCTACCCCGAATCTAATccaaatgaatttgaattaattatatcttattattagtgtacaatttgaaaaaagtgacaattatataacaagtgtgatacacttgCTCTGTGATTGATCTGATTCAACCAAAAATTACCtgaacaaaaattttccaGTTGAAAAAGTCGTACTAAGACGGTGTTtgtctaaatttataaagcttctcaaaacatttattttgtataaatttgaaaatattttataaaatacttgtattaataatatgaagtAATTGTTctcttattataatatttattttcttttatttttctttcattgaattaaataatataataaaaattatatgaggCTCAAATTAGTGTCCACTCCTCCATAgcttacaaattataatatcgaaatttgtgataattataaatgttgtGTTGGTGtttaaaagttaataaatagttttaaaatgaatggccgtttttgttataataatttatgagaGTGAGTATTTGTTAAACGCTTATTAAGCTTAAGCgacatttataatttgtgGTGAGGTTTCTACAATTGTGAAAAAGGAGTTCATTTGATGATATTtccaatttcattttctggAAATCATATATAGAATCTCTCTCGCGCACTAACACACAGGAGTAGAGAGAGAAGggaagagagggagagagggagagatgGAGAGGCGGCAGAAGAAGCAAGTGCTGCTTTTCTACTGTGTGGAGGCTGAAGAATTGGCGCGCAAGGTTGCTGCTCACTCGGACCTCGTTCAGCTCCAATCCATCAACTGGAGGTAAGCCCACAAACGCCCTTCAATCCACAAAAGGAAAACAGAAATGAAATGGGTAATTTCTACTTGTGCCCCTTAAATGTTATAAGcccttttcttgaaatatagaGAAGTTTTCTGGTTGTATGTGTTTTTGTGGTGTTCGAAGTGGGTaggttttgtttgtttgattcCTGTTATTGTCCAGGTTAATTGTGGTTGCAGAGTGAAGTGACTTTTGTTGTGGGATTGAGAAGTCTCAGCGTATTGCAGTTTTGTTGGAGCTGAGGAAACTCTTTTTGTCTGTGCTGATATGGGTTGTGTACTTGTGTGCCCTCCAGCAGATGTGTGAATAGAGGGAGAgggaaagaaaatattgtggATTAGAACTCAGTTGAATTTTCTTTAGCTTGAGCCTTGTAGCATTAGTTCTTGTGAATTAAAACATACTAGTCGAGTTGTTTTGAGTGCACCATGAGCTTTGATCTTTGTTTATTTGTGAAGGCTAATTCGGATTTAGATATGCGATATGGCAATTAGATTGAAGGATAGCTAGCATATGAGTGGTGCTAAACTCAGGAAGAGTTCATTGtgggtttattgaagaaattttgGCATCTGTGCTGGTGTACTTCGGTCTTTTCTTTGTCCagcaaattcattaaatatgctatattctataaattgtttcaaactttaatttaattaacaggGCCAGCAGCTTTCttcatgttgtattttgtCTCCTATAGCATGAGGCATTGTTTGGTTTGAATTGTTGATCTTTCGACATTATACAGGAGTTTTGATGATGGATTTCCAAATCTCTTCATTAAAAACGCCCATGATATCCGAGGCCAGCATGTTGCGTTTTTGGCATCTTTCAGCTCGACTTCAGTCATATTTGAACAGCTTTCTGTCATCTATGCACTTCCTATGCTGTTCGCTGCCTCATTTACAGTGGTGTTACCTTTCTTTCCAACTGGTTCCTTTGAACGAATCGAAGAGGAAGGTGATGTTGCAACAGCATTTACCTTGGCTAGAATGCTATCAAATACTCCTATCTCGAGGGGTGGTCCGACCAGTTTAGTTATCTATGATATACATGCTTTGCAGGTTTCTTTCTTACACACATACTAATTGTATCCTGTATTATTGATGCCAATAATACATCTTTCTTTTGGATCCGTTAACTCCATTTCTCGATGTGTTTCTTCGAAATATGTCGCTCGTTTCTTGAGGtgttaaattatatgaattgtCATCTTCTAAGGTggtaatttcattttctgcaCATACAAATAACACCACATGCTGTGTTTGGTTTTAGCAGTTGACAGGTCATAGGAGCAGCAAAAAAGTTCTTAGTCTTTTCTTTTGACTGTAACACTAGAAAATTGGATCTTAGGCTTTAAGAGTTACATGGCTGGTTTCTTCAGTCTGTGATAGATGTTATAACTGTATCAGATGTGTaaagctaattaattaaaattttccaaagatgctgtttttcttttcttttattccttTTCCTGCCAAAGAGAAGCCAATGTAACAAGAACATGCAATTATTGCATAGGTATTGTATCCTCGACAGGAGATCTGACAGCAAATATGATAAATCTTGCTTTAGTGATTTTGTGGACACAAAATCTAGAGAATGCCTTGTGGTTGTCCCTTcagaaattattaatcaaaatagcAAACAGAATTCAGTATTCAGAGATGGGTCTTATGATGTGAGCATAACGAGATGTCTAGCatcacaataaattttatatagatcCACCCACATATGTTGGAAAGATCATATTGGTCTTGACCTTGGGGTTGAGTGCTGGCAAGTAAGGCAAAAAGCTTGCTTTCCTCCCAGGCTTCCCTTTATCCAGGACTAGACCTAGGTACAGTCTCCTTAATGTGAAATTCTGATTCTTGCTGCAGATGTCTAATTCTCTGTTGATGTAATCATTTAGctcataatcaaaataaataagaaggAATGACACTATGTATTTTAGACATTCTTAAGATTTTGCACCCTAAAGATCTACTCATCCTATTGGTTCTTTgcatttaatcaaattttttatgatcataGCTGTTCAATCCTTTTCCTAATTAACCATAACCCCAAAATGAAAGTCCAAATATTTAACTGATGCAGCATGGCAGCATCAGCATATTTTGTGTAACCTGCAAATATCATGCTCACAAGAAGAGTAGTTTGATAAAGACGCCCATTTATGGGATAAATGGATAACGGATAAATCTATGATTAAATGTGGGATGGGattaataatgattatattGTGTTAAAAGTTTATAGTTTTAGGCGGATagaaatgtgatatttaacaTATACTTTTTACAAGTAAAGATATAGTTCGTAAACACCAAATTTGTTCTTAATACCCAACCAAATTCACATTAATCTCGGCTATGAGTTAATCATATGGACCTATTTTTGTCAAGTAAATACGGGATTGGGCTGCATAAACCCCTATATCTAGCCAAATCTCATCAAGTAGATGTGCCCTCAATTTATTCTAACTGGATAGGATGTGAGTTGGTTCAGTGTGGGTGTCTTTAAGTTGTATGGTGGTTTTATGTCTTTATCTTTGTCACATTTGTAACTAGATATGGACATTTGTTAATCTCATATGTATGGAAAATCTTATATAAGTTGGCTTATTGAGTAACATGGTCATGAGTTCACAAATTTTGAAGTTCCAAAAGTAAGTTATAGAGGTAGAGTTGCTCCTATAATTTGCTATCATATAATTTGGGAACAAATATTTGGTCTTTTTgaccttttttccttttaaaattcTGAATTGTCTTGGCAAGTCTCATGACTTCAATTTATTCATAAGGGTCCGAACTAAAGTCACCTTTTGTATCATGGATGTAAATTTTCTTCATCTGCTGTTTTCTACAGGAAAGATTCTATTTCAGTGATACCATTTTGCCTGTATTTGAGACTGGGATCCCACTTTTGAAGCAACGGCTTCAACAACTTCCAAAATCAGATAAGGTGAGTTCTTCAGTTTTATGAAAGTTATTGCAGTTGCTTTTTCGAGGGCAGGATTTTATAACAATCAGGATAATTCTATTTTACCAAGTGTAAGGCTGGTTCTAATGTAAAACTTCTTTTCCAGATTGTTGTTGCATTTCCAGATGATGGAGCTTGGAAAAGATTCCACAAGCTGTTGGATCATTTTCCCATGGTTTgtctatattaaaaaatattgattttgtttttccatTCATTTTGGATTTGTCATCTTGGGCATTTTGTGTTCTGTCGATTGAATATAGGTCATCTGCAACAAGGTACGTGAAGGAGACAAAAGAATAGTTAGGATAAAGGAGGGTGATCCTGCTGGTTGTCATGTTGTCATTGTTGATGACCTGGTGCAATCTGGTGGTACTTTAATTGAATGTCAGGTTCTCCATCTtccttttcacttttaatttcattagaCTAGGCTCTATGAGTTTTCCAGTGTATAAGCTTGTTATCCAC includes:
- the LOC105165556 gene encoding ribose-phosphate pyrophosphokinase 4 translates to MERRQKKQVLLFYCVEAEELARKVAAHSDLVQLQSINWRSFDDGFPNLFIKNAHDIRGQHVAFLASFSSTSVIFEQLSVIYALPMLFAASFTVVLPFFPTGSFERIEEEGDVATAFTLARMLSNTPISRGGPTSLVIYDIHALQERFYFSDTILPVFETGIPLLKQRLQQLPKSDKIVVAFPDDGAWKRFHKLLDHFPMVICNKVREGDKRIVRIKEGDPAGCHVVIVDDLVQSGGTLIECQKVLAAHGAAKVSAYVTHGVFPKRSWERFVHKNEESEKAFAHFWITDSCPSTVKAIASKAPFEVLSLAGSIADALQI